The following coding sequences are from one Gossypium raimondii isolate GPD5lz chromosome 4, ASM2569854v1, whole genome shotgun sequence window:
- the LOC105766701 gene encoding IQ domain-containing protein IQM3: MEVIVCGTRTAVSNFDMQSKSLFYDISSRDNLHNNGFGLGSKSSYFFSMDSSKDANKPDSASGNSDGGFEMPVESSGSNHAPGVGCCHSNAAVKVQKVYRSYWTRRRIADSAVVAEEWWRVLDYARLNHSTISFFNYSKAESVASRWNRVVLNASKVGKGLFKDAKAQKLAFRHWIEAIDPRHRYGHNLHIYYDEWCKSDAGQPFFYWLDIGEGKEIDLQECPRSKLRQQCIKYLGPQEREHYEYIVFEGKIIHKQTGNVLHTIKGSEGQKWIFVVSTSKKLYAGEKKKGMFHHSSFLAGGATFAAGRLVAEQGILKSISAYSGHYRPTDDSLENFLSFLKEKGVNLSEVEIRRASDGSDNYDNDKSGSGGTAVEVSVPIEPEINSEEKNVSPQSSETNQTRASYTYKRTLSGGLQSPTVEVPKKAILQRINSKKAVKSYQLGHRLSLKWSTGAGPRIGCIADYPVELRQEALEFVNLSPRTPHTPSPFMSPHTPSTLSSYRHLGDLPQATAPSTSNDH, from the exons ATGGAGGTCATTGTATGCGGAACTCGAACAGCTGTTTCAAATTTCGATATGCAGTCAAAGTCTCTGTTTTATGACATTTCCTCCCGGGACAACCTTCATAATAACGGGTTTGGTCTGGGCTCCAAGTCGTCCTATTTTTTCTCCATGGATAGTTCGAAAGACGCAAACAAACCAGATTCTGCATCGGGGAACAGTGACGGTGGTTTTGAAATGCCGGTGGAGTCGTCGGGTTCGAATCACGCGCCAGGTGTTGGTTGTTGTCATTCGAACGCTGCGGTTAAGGTTCAGAAAGTGTACCGGAGTTACTGGACACGGCGTAGAATAGCTGACTCCGCTGTTGTCGCTGAAGAATG GTGGAGGGTTTTAGATTATGCAAGGCTTAATCACAGCACAATctccttttttaattattccaaagcAGAATCTGTTGCTTCAAGATGGAATCGTGTTGTCTTAAATGCTTCTAAG GTCGGGAAAGGATTGTTCAAAGACGCCAAGGCGCAAAAATTGGCTTTTCGACATTGGATTGAAGCT ATTGATCCACGCCACCGCTATGGCCATAACTTGCATATTTACTACGATGAGTGGTGTAAATCTGATGCTGGTCAGCCATTTTTCTACTG GTTGGATATAGGGGAAGGGAAAGAGATTGACCTCCAAGAATGTCCGAGATCAAAGCTTCGACAACAATGTATTAAGTATCTGGGACCT CAAGAGAGGGAGCATTATGAGTACATTGTTTTTGAAGGAAAGATTATCCATAAACAAACTGGAAATGTTCTTCATACAATCAAAGGATCGGAAGGCCAGAAATGGATATTTGTTGTGAGCACATCCAAGAAATTGTATGCCGGCGAG AAGAAGAAAGGGATGTTTCACCATTCTAGCTTCTTGGCTGGAGGAGCGACGTTTGCAGCCGGTAGGCTGGTGGCGGAGCAGGGAATATTAAAG tctATTTCTGCATATAGTGGACATTACCGGCCAACAGACGATAGTCTTGAgaattttctatcatttttgaAGGAGAAAGGAGTGAACCTTAGTGAAGTGGAG ATACGCCGAGCGTCTGATGGTTCTGATAACTATGACAATGACAAATCCGGAAGTGGTGGGACTGCAGTTGAAGTTTCAGTGCCTATTGAACCTGAAATTAACAGTGAAGAGAAGAATGTATCACCGCAATCATCGGAAACTAATCAAACAAGGGCCTCATATACTTACAAAAGGACTTTATCCGGTGGTCTTCAAAGTCCAACAGTTGAGGTGCCTAAGAAAGCTATATTGCAAAGGATCAACTCGAAGAAGGCGGTCAAATCATATCAATTAGGACATCGGCTGTCACTCAAATGGTCAACTGGTGCTGGTCCGAGGATTGGGTGCATTGCCGACTATCCCGTAGAACTGAGACAAGAAGCACTTGAGTTTGTCAACCTGTCCCCGAGAACTCCTCACACCCCGTCACCATTCATGTCTCCACATACCCCGTCAACGCTTTCATCATACAGGCATCTAGGCGATCTTCCACAAGCTACGGCTCCGTCGACATCAAATGACCACTAA